A single genomic interval of Dromiciops gliroides isolate mDroGli1 chromosome 1, mDroGli1.pri, whole genome shotgun sequence harbors:
- the DHX30 gene encoding ATP-dependent RNA helicase DHX30 isoform X2, translated as MCVNPAPGGTISRASRDLLKEFPQPKNLLNSVIGRALGISHAKDKLVYVHTNGPKKKKVTLHIKWPKSVEVEGYGSKKIDAERQAAAAACQLFKGWGLLGPRNELFDAAKYRVLADRFGSPADSWWRPEPTMPPNSWRQLNPESIRPMGPSNLSRSMGREEEDEEEEELEEGTIDVTDFLSMAQQESHTPLRDTRGGSFEMTDDDSAVRALTQFPLPKNLLAKVIQIATSSSTAKNLMQFHTVGTKTKLSTLTLLWPCPMTFVAKGRRKAEAENKAAALACKKLKSLGLVDRNNEPLTHAMYNLASLRELGETQRRPCTIQVPEPILRKMENYLNHYPVENPWISPEPRLQNEDPLHLSKDTGPLSDPITGKPYIPLSEGEELRLSQGLLELWRRRGPSWQETHQLPVDPHRDTILSAIEQHPVVVIAGDTGCGKTTRIPQLLLERYVTEGRGARCNVIITQPRRISAVSVAQRVSHELGPSLRRNVGFQVRLESKPPARGGALLFCTVGILLRKLQSNPSLEGVSHVIVDEVHERDVNTDFLLILLKGLQRLNPALRLVLMSATGDNERFARYFGGCPVIKVPGFMYPVKEYYLEDILAKLGKHQHRHRHHESEDECALDLDLMTDLVLHIDARGDAGGILCFLPGWQEIKGVQQRLQEALGSYESKYLILPVHSNIPMMDQKAIFQQPPTGVRKIVLATNIAETSITVNDIVHVVDSGLHKEERYDLKTKVSCLETVWVSRANVIQRRGRAGRCQSGFAYHLFPRSRLEKMAPFQVPEILRTPLENLVLQAKIHMPEKTAVEFLSKAVDSPDIKAVDEAVILLQEIGVLDQREFLTTLGQRLAHISTDPRLAKAIVLAAIFRCLHPLLVVVSCLTRDPFSSSLQNRAEVDKVKALLSHDSGSDHLAFVRAVAGWEEVLRWQDRSSRENYLEENLLYAPSLRFIHGLIKQFSENIYEAFLVGKPSDCTLPSAQCNQYSEEEELVKGVLMAGLYPNLIQVRQGKVTRQGKFKPNSVTYRTKAGNILLHKSTINREATRLRSRWLTYFMAVKSNGSVFVRDSSQVHPLAVLLLTDGDVHIRDDGRRATISLSDSDLLRLEGDSHTVRLLRELRRALGRMVERSLRCELPALPPDVQQEHSQLLALLVELLRGPCGSFDVRKTADD; from the exons AAAGTCACACTGCACATAAAGTGGCCGAAGAGCGTTGAGGTGGAAGGTTATGGAAGTAAGAAGATTGATGCTGAGAGGCAAGCTGCAGCTGCTGCATGCCAGCTCTTTAAG GGCTGGGGCCTTTTGGGACCCCGAAATGAACTCTTTGATGCAGCTAAATACCGAGTGCTGGCAGACAGATTTGGCTCCCCAGCTGACAGCTGGTGGCGACCAGAGCCTACTATGCCACCCAACTCCTGGAGGCAGCTGAACCCTGAGAGCATCCGACCGATGGGGCCCAGCAATCTATCTCGATCTATGGGCcgagaggaggaggatgaggaagaagaagaactaGAGGAAGGGACGATTGATGTCACTGACTTCCTGTCTATGGCCCAGCAGGAGTCTCACACTCCACTCAGGGACACAAG AGGGGGCTCCTTTGAGATGACAGACGACGACAGTGCTGTCCGAGCACTTACCCAGTTCCCGCTTCCCAAGAATCTTCTGGCCAAGGTGATCCAGATTGCAACCTCGTCCTCCACCGCCAAG AACCTCATGCAGTTCCACACTGTGGGTACCAAGACAAAGCTCTCCACTCTTACCCTCCTCTGGCCCTGTCCTATGACCTTTGTTGCCAAGGGGCGCCGCAAAGCAGAGGCTGAGAATAAAGCAGCAGCCTTGGCTTGCAAGAAGTTGAAG AGCCTGGGCCTAGTGGATAGGAACAATGAACCACTGACTCATGCCATGTACAACCTGGCCTCCTTGCGAGAGCTAGGCGAGACACAGCGTCGGCCCTGCACTATCCAGGTGCCAGAGCCCATCCTGCGAAAGATGGAGAACTACCTGAATCAT TACCCTGTGGAAAATCCTTGGATCTCCCCGGAGCCTAGGCTGCAGAATGAGGATCCCTTGCACTTGAGCAAGGACACGGGGCCCCTGAGTGACCCTATCACAGGGAAGCCTTACATTCCTCTGTCGGAGGGAGAGGAGCTACGGCTAAGCCAGGGGCTGTTGGAGTTGTGGCGGCGGCGTGGGCCTTCCTGGCAGGAGACTCACCAGCTCCCGGTGGATCCACACCGGGATACCATCTTATCAGCAATCGAACAGCACCCTGTGGTTGTGATCGCAGGGGACACAGGCTGTGGCAAGACGACACGGATACCACAGCTGCTACTGGAACGTTATGTGACAGAGGGCCGTGGGGCCCGGTGCAATGTGATCATCACCCAGCCTCGCCGTATCTCAGCTGTGTCTGTGGCCCAACGTGTTAGCCATGAACTGGGACCCTCTCTACGACGGAATGTGGGATTCCAGGTGCGCCTGGAGAGTAAGCCACCAGCCCGAGGTGGAGCCCTGCTCTTCTGCACTGTGGGCATCCTCCTTCGGAAGTTGCAGAGCAATCCCAGTCTTGAGGGTGTGAGCCATGTCATTGTAGATGAAGTACATGAACGAGACGTCAATACGGACTTTCTGCTCATCCTGCTGAAAGGGCTGCAGCGGTTGAACCCGGCTCTGCGACTGGTGTTAATGAGTGCCACAGGTGACAATGAGCGCTTTGCTCGATACTTTGGTGGCTGCCCAGTCATCAAGGTGCCTGGCTTCATGTACCCTGTGAAGGAGTACTACCTGGAGGACATCTTGGCCAAGCTGGGCAAACACCAGCATCGGCATCGGCATCATGAG TCTGAGGATGAGTGCGCCCTGGATTTGGACCTCATGACTGATCTGGTTTTGCATATTGATGCCCGGGGAGATGCAG GTGGGATTCTGTGTTTCCTGCCTGGCTGGCAGGAGATCAAAGGAGTACAACAGCGTCTGCAGGAGGCCTTGGGCTCCTATGAAAGCAAGTACCTGATCTTGCCAG TGCACTCCAACATCCCCATGATGGACCAGAAGGCAATTTTCCAGCAGCCCCCAACAGGGGTGCGCAAGATTGTCTTGGCCACCAACATTGCTGAAACTTCCATCACGGTCAACGACATAGTACATGTGGTGGACAGTGGCCTGCACAAGGAGGAGCGCTATGATCTTAAAACAAAG GTGTCCTGCCTAGAAACAGTGTGGGTGTCAAGGGCAAATGTGATCCAGCGCCGAGGAAGGGCCGGGCGGTGCCAGTCGGGCTTTGCCTACCACCTGTTTCCTCGAAGCCGGCTGGAGAAGATGGCGCCTTTTCAGGTTCCCGAAATTCTGCGCACCCCGCTGGAGAACCTGGTGTTGCAAGCAAAGATCCATATGCCTGAGAAGACG GCTGTTGAATTTCTCTCCAAGGCCGTGGATAGCCCTGACATCAAGGCTGTAGATGAGGCTGTGATCCTGCTGCAGGAGATCG GTGTGCTGGACCAGCGGGAATTCCTGACTACGCTGGGTCAGCGCCTTGCCCATATCTCCACGGACCCAAGGCTCGCCAAGGCCATTGTCCTGGCAGCCATCTTCCGCTGCCTGCATCCTCTGCTAGTTGTTGTCTCCTGCCTCACCCGAGACCCCTTCAGCAGCAGCTTGCAGAACCGAGCTGAGGTGGACAAG GTAAAGGCACTGTTGAGCCATGATAGTGGGAGTGACCACCTGGCATTTGTCCGGGCTGTGGCTGGCTGGGAGGAGGTGCTGCGTTGGCAGGATCGTAGTTCTCGAGAGAACTACCTGGAGGAGAACCTACTTTATGCTCCCAGCCTGCGTTTTATCCATG GCCTCATCAAGCAGTTCTCAGAGAACATTTATGAGGCCTTCCTGGTGGGGAAACCATCAGACTGCACCCTGCCCTCAGCCCAGTGCAACCAATacagtgaggaggaagagctggTGAAAGGGGTGCTCATGGCTGGGCTTTACCCCAACCTCATTCAG GTGAGGCAGGGCAAAGTGACCCGACAGGGGAAGTTCAAGCCCAATAGTGTCACCTACCGGACCAAAGCCGGCAATATCCTGCTACATAAGTCAACCATTAACAG GGAGGCCACTCGGCTACGTAGCCGTTGGCTGACATATTTCATGGCTGTTAAGTCCAATGGCAGTGTCTTTGTGCGAGACTCTTCCCAGGTCCACCCCCTGGCTGTGCTGCTGCTTACCGATGGAGACGTCCATATCAGAG ATGATGGGCGCCGTGCCACCATCTCCCTGAGTGACAGTGATCTCCTACGGTTAGAGGGTGACTCACACACTGTTCGGCTGCTACGGGAGCTTCGCCGGGCCCTAGGCCGAATGGTAGAACGGAGCCTCCGCTGTGAGTTGCCCGCCCTGCCGCCAGACGTGCAGCAGGAGCACAGCCAGTTGCTGGCCTTGCTTGTGGAGCTACTGCGTGGGCCTTGCGGTAGCTTTGATGTTCGTAAAACCGCTGATGACTga
- the DHX30 gene encoding ATP-dependent RNA helicase DHX30 isoform X3: MAVGNRLMVLVTGVSQRLRPLPPPPPRRQGLSRGLSSGCPRACSDSAKELDEIEAAAAEQQPPPAPSGPRPGAGNGSMVNASRDLLKEFPQPKNLLNSVIGRALGISHAKDKLVYVHTNGPKKKKVTLHIKWPKSVEVEGYGSKKIDAERQAAAAACQLFKGWGLLGPRNELFDAAKYRVLADRFGSPADSWWRPEPTMPPNSWRQLNPESIRPMGPSNLSRSMGREEEDEEEEELEEGTIDVTDFLSMAQQESHTPLRDTRGGSFEMTDDDSAVRALTQFPLPKNLLAKVIQIATSSSTAKNLMQFHTVGTKTKLSTLTLLWPCPMTFVAKGRRKAEAENKAAALACKKLKSLGLVDRNNEPLTHAMYNLASLRELGETQRRPCTIQVPEPILRKMENYLNHYPVENPWISPEPRLQNEDPLHLSKDTGPLSDPITGKPYIPLSEGEELRLSQGLLELWRRRGPSWQETHQLPVDPHRDTILSAIEQHPVVVIAGDTGCGKTTRIPQLLLERYVTEGRGARCNVIITQPRRISAVSVAQRVSHELGPSLRRNVGFQVRLESKPPARGGALLFCTVGILLRKLQSNPSLEGVSHVIVDEVHERDVNTDFLLILLKGLQRLNPALRLVLMSATGDNERFARYFGGCPVIKVPGFMYPVKEYYLEDILAKLGKHQHRHRHHESEDECALDLDLMTDLVLHIDARGDAGGILCFLPGWQEIKGVQQRLQEALGSYESKYLILPVHSNIPMMDQKAIFQQPPTGVRKIVLATNIAETSITVNDIVHVVDSGLHKEERYDLKTKVSCLETVWVSRANVIQRRGRAGRCQSGFAYHLFPRSRLEKMAPFQVPEILRTPLENLVLQAKIHMPEKTAVEFLSKAVDSPDIKAVDEAVILLQEIGVLDQREFLTTLGQRLAHISTDPRLAKAIVLAAIFRCLHPLLVVVSCLTRDPFSSSLQNRAEVDKVKALLSHDSGSDHLAFVRAVAGWEEVLRWQDRSSRENYLEENLLYAPSLRFIHGLIKQFSENIYEAFLVGKPSDCTLPSAQCNQYSEEEELVKGVLMAGLYPNLIQVRQGKVTRQGKFKPNSVTYRTKAGNILLHKSTINREATRLRSRWLTYFMAVKSNGSVFVRDSSQVHPLAVLLLTDGDVHIRDDGRRATISLSDSDLLRLEGDSHTVRLLRELRRALGRMVERSLRCELPALPPDVQQEHSQLLALLVELLRGPCGSFDVRKTADD, translated from the exons AAAGTCACACTGCACATAAAGTGGCCGAAGAGCGTTGAGGTGGAAGGTTATGGAAGTAAGAAGATTGATGCTGAGAGGCAAGCTGCAGCTGCTGCATGCCAGCTCTTTAAG GGCTGGGGCCTTTTGGGACCCCGAAATGAACTCTTTGATGCAGCTAAATACCGAGTGCTGGCAGACAGATTTGGCTCCCCAGCTGACAGCTGGTGGCGACCAGAGCCTACTATGCCACCCAACTCCTGGAGGCAGCTGAACCCTGAGAGCATCCGACCGATGGGGCCCAGCAATCTATCTCGATCTATGGGCcgagaggaggaggatgaggaagaagaagaactaGAGGAAGGGACGATTGATGTCACTGACTTCCTGTCTATGGCCCAGCAGGAGTCTCACACTCCACTCAGGGACACAAG AGGGGGCTCCTTTGAGATGACAGACGACGACAGTGCTGTCCGAGCACTTACCCAGTTCCCGCTTCCCAAGAATCTTCTGGCCAAGGTGATCCAGATTGCAACCTCGTCCTCCACCGCCAAG AACCTCATGCAGTTCCACACTGTGGGTACCAAGACAAAGCTCTCCACTCTTACCCTCCTCTGGCCCTGTCCTATGACCTTTGTTGCCAAGGGGCGCCGCAAAGCAGAGGCTGAGAATAAAGCAGCAGCCTTGGCTTGCAAGAAGTTGAAG AGCCTGGGCCTAGTGGATAGGAACAATGAACCACTGACTCATGCCATGTACAACCTGGCCTCCTTGCGAGAGCTAGGCGAGACACAGCGTCGGCCCTGCACTATCCAGGTGCCAGAGCCCATCCTGCGAAAGATGGAGAACTACCTGAATCAT TACCCTGTGGAAAATCCTTGGATCTCCCCGGAGCCTAGGCTGCAGAATGAGGATCCCTTGCACTTGAGCAAGGACACGGGGCCCCTGAGTGACCCTATCACAGGGAAGCCTTACATTCCTCTGTCGGAGGGAGAGGAGCTACGGCTAAGCCAGGGGCTGTTGGAGTTGTGGCGGCGGCGTGGGCCTTCCTGGCAGGAGACTCACCAGCTCCCGGTGGATCCACACCGGGATACCATCTTATCAGCAATCGAACAGCACCCTGTGGTTGTGATCGCAGGGGACACAGGCTGTGGCAAGACGACACGGATACCACAGCTGCTACTGGAACGTTATGTGACAGAGGGCCGTGGGGCCCGGTGCAATGTGATCATCACCCAGCCTCGCCGTATCTCAGCTGTGTCTGTGGCCCAACGTGTTAGCCATGAACTGGGACCCTCTCTACGACGGAATGTGGGATTCCAGGTGCGCCTGGAGAGTAAGCCACCAGCCCGAGGTGGAGCCCTGCTCTTCTGCACTGTGGGCATCCTCCTTCGGAAGTTGCAGAGCAATCCCAGTCTTGAGGGTGTGAGCCATGTCATTGTAGATGAAGTACATGAACGAGACGTCAATACGGACTTTCTGCTCATCCTGCTGAAAGGGCTGCAGCGGTTGAACCCGGCTCTGCGACTGGTGTTAATGAGTGCCACAGGTGACAATGAGCGCTTTGCTCGATACTTTGGTGGCTGCCCAGTCATCAAGGTGCCTGGCTTCATGTACCCTGTGAAGGAGTACTACCTGGAGGACATCTTGGCCAAGCTGGGCAAACACCAGCATCGGCATCGGCATCATGAG TCTGAGGATGAGTGCGCCCTGGATTTGGACCTCATGACTGATCTGGTTTTGCATATTGATGCCCGGGGAGATGCAG GTGGGATTCTGTGTTTCCTGCCTGGCTGGCAGGAGATCAAAGGAGTACAACAGCGTCTGCAGGAGGCCTTGGGCTCCTATGAAAGCAAGTACCTGATCTTGCCAG TGCACTCCAACATCCCCATGATGGACCAGAAGGCAATTTTCCAGCAGCCCCCAACAGGGGTGCGCAAGATTGTCTTGGCCACCAACATTGCTGAAACTTCCATCACGGTCAACGACATAGTACATGTGGTGGACAGTGGCCTGCACAAGGAGGAGCGCTATGATCTTAAAACAAAG GTGTCCTGCCTAGAAACAGTGTGGGTGTCAAGGGCAAATGTGATCCAGCGCCGAGGAAGGGCCGGGCGGTGCCAGTCGGGCTTTGCCTACCACCTGTTTCCTCGAAGCCGGCTGGAGAAGATGGCGCCTTTTCAGGTTCCCGAAATTCTGCGCACCCCGCTGGAGAACCTGGTGTTGCAAGCAAAGATCCATATGCCTGAGAAGACG GCTGTTGAATTTCTCTCCAAGGCCGTGGATAGCCCTGACATCAAGGCTGTAGATGAGGCTGTGATCCTGCTGCAGGAGATCG GTGTGCTGGACCAGCGGGAATTCCTGACTACGCTGGGTCAGCGCCTTGCCCATATCTCCACGGACCCAAGGCTCGCCAAGGCCATTGTCCTGGCAGCCATCTTCCGCTGCCTGCATCCTCTGCTAGTTGTTGTCTCCTGCCTCACCCGAGACCCCTTCAGCAGCAGCTTGCAGAACCGAGCTGAGGTGGACAAG GTAAAGGCACTGTTGAGCCATGATAGTGGGAGTGACCACCTGGCATTTGTCCGGGCTGTGGCTGGCTGGGAGGAGGTGCTGCGTTGGCAGGATCGTAGTTCTCGAGAGAACTACCTGGAGGAGAACCTACTTTATGCTCCCAGCCTGCGTTTTATCCATG GCCTCATCAAGCAGTTCTCAGAGAACATTTATGAGGCCTTCCTGGTGGGGAAACCATCAGACTGCACCCTGCCCTCAGCCCAGTGCAACCAATacagtgaggaggaagagctggTGAAAGGGGTGCTCATGGCTGGGCTTTACCCCAACCTCATTCAG GTGAGGCAGGGCAAAGTGACCCGACAGGGGAAGTTCAAGCCCAATAGTGTCACCTACCGGACCAAAGCCGGCAATATCCTGCTACATAAGTCAACCATTAACAG GGAGGCCACTCGGCTACGTAGCCGTTGGCTGACATATTTCATGGCTGTTAAGTCCAATGGCAGTGTCTTTGTGCGAGACTCTTCCCAGGTCCACCCCCTGGCTGTGCTGCTGCTTACCGATGGAGACGTCCATATCAGAG ATGATGGGCGCCGTGCCACCATCTCCCTGAGTGACAGTGATCTCCTACGGTTAGAGGGTGACTCACACACTGTTCGGCTGCTACGGGAGCTTCGCCGGGCCCTAGGCCGAATGGTAGAACGGAGCCTCCGCTGTGAGTTGCCCGCCCTGCCGCCAGACGTGCAGCAGGAGCACAGCCAGTTGCTGGCCTTGCTTGTGGAGCTACTGCGTGGGCCTTGCGGTAGCTTTGATGTTCGTAAAACCGCTGATGACTga
- the DHX30 gene encoding ATP-dependent RNA helicase DHX30 isoform X1, translating to MFSLDSFRKDRTQHRQRQCKLPPPRLPPMCVNPAPGGTISRASRDLLKEFPQPKNLLNSVIGRALGISHAKDKLVYVHTNGPKKKKVTLHIKWPKSVEVEGYGSKKIDAERQAAAAACQLFKGWGLLGPRNELFDAAKYRVLADRFGSPADSWWRPEPTMPPNSWRQLNPESIRPMGPSNLSRSMGREEEDEEEEELEEGTIDVTDFLSMAQQESHTPLRDTRGGSFEMTDDDSAVRALTQFPLPKNLLAKVIQIATSSSTAKNLMQFHTVGTKTKLSTLTLLWPCPMTFVAKGRRKAEAENKAAALACKKLKSLGLVDRNNEPLTHAMYNLASLRELGETQRRPCTIQVPEPILRKMENYLNHYPVENPWISPEPRLQNEDPLHLSKDTGPLSDPITGKPYIPLSEGEELRLSQGLLELWRRRGPSWQETHQLPVDPHRDTILSAIEQHPVVVIAGDTGCGKTTRIPQLLLERYVTEGRGARCNVIITQPRRISAVSVAQRVSHELGPSLRRNVGFQVRLESKPPARGGALLFCTVGILLRKLQSNPSLEGVSHVIVDEVHERDVNTDFLLILLKGLQRLNPALRLVLMSATGDNERFARYFGGCPVIKVPGFMYPVKEYYLEDILAKLGKHQHRHRHHESEDECALDLDLMTDLVLHIDARGDAGGILCFLPGWQEIKGVQQRLQEALGSYESKYLILPVHSNIPMMDQKAIFQQPPTGVRKIVLATNIAETSITVNDIVHVVDSGLHKEERYDLKTKVSCLETVWVSRANVIQRRGRAGRCQSGFAYHLFPRSRLEKMAPFQVPEILRTPLENLVLQAKIHMPEKTAVEFLSKAVDSPDIKAVDEAVILLQEIGVLDQREFLTTLGQRLAHISTDPRLAKAIVLAAIFRCLHPLLVVVSCLTRDPFSSSLQNRAEVDKVKALLSHDSGSDHLAFVRAVAGWEEVLRWQDRSSRENYLEENLLYAPSLRFIHGLIKQFSENIYEAFLVGKPSDCTLPSAQCNQYSEEEELVKGVLMAGLYPNLIQVRQGKVTRQGKFKPNSVTYRTKAGNILLHKSTINREATRLRSRWLTYFMAVKSNGSVFVRDSSQVHPLAVLLLTDGDVHIRDDGRRATISLSDSDLLRLEGDSHTVRLLRELRRALGRMVERSLRCELPALPPDVQQEHSQLLALLVELLRGPCGSFDVRKTADD from the exons AAAGTCACACTGCACATAAAGTGGCCGAAGAGCGTTGAGGTGGAAGGTTATGGAAGTAAGAAGATTGATGCTGAGAGGCAAGCTGCAGCTGCTGCATGCCAGCTCTTTAAG GGCTGGGGCCTTTTGGGACCCCGAAATGAACTCTTTGATGCAGCTAAATACCGAGTGCTGGCAGACAGATTTGGCTCCCCAGCTGACAGCTGGTGGCGACCAGAGCCTACTATGCCACCCAACTCCTGGAGGCAGCTGAACCCTGAGAGCATCCGACCGATGGGGCCCAGCAATCTATCTCGATCTATGGGCcgagaggaggaggatgaggaagaagaagaactaGAGGAAGGGACGATTGATGTCACTGACTTCCTGTCTATGGCCCAGCAGGAGTCTCACACTCCACTCAGGGACACAAG AGGGGGCTCCTTTGAGATGACAGACGACGACAGTGCTGTCCGAGCACTTACCCAGTTCCCGCTTCCCAAGAATCTTCTGGCCAAGGTGATCCAGATTGCAACCTCGTCCTCCACCGCCAAG AACCTCATGCAGTTCCACACTGTGGGTACCAAGACAAAGCTCTCCACTCTTACCCTCCTCTGGCCCTGTCCTATGACCTTTGTTGCCAAGGGGCGCCGCAAAGCAGAGGCTGAGAATAAAGCAGCAGCCTTGGCTTGCAAGAAGTTGAAG AGCCTGGGCCTAGTGGATAGGAACAATGAACCACTGACTCATGCCATGTACAACCTGGCCTCCTTGCGAGAGCTAGGCGAGACACAGCGTCGGCCCTGCACTATCCAGGTGCCAGAGCCCATCCTGCGAAAGATGGAGAACTACCTGAATCAT TACCCTGTGGAAAATCCTTGGATCTCCCCGGAGCCTAGGCTGCAGAATGAGGATCCCTTGCACTTGAGCAAGGACACGGGGCCCCTGAGTGACCCTATCACAGGGAAGCCTTACATTCCTCTGTCGGAGGGAGAGGAGCTACGGCTAAGCCAGGGGCTGTTGGAGTTGTGGCGGCGGCGTGGGCCTTCCTGGCAGGAGACTCACCAGCTCCCGGTGGATCCACACCGGGATACCATCTTATCAGCAATCGAACAGCACCCTGTGGTTGTGATCGCAGGGGACACAGGCTGTGGCAAGACGACACGGATACCACAGCTGCTACTGGAACGTTATGTGACAGAGGGCCGTGGGGCCCGGTGCAATGTGATCATCACCCAGCCTCGCCGTATCTCAGCTGTGTCTGTGGCCCAACGTGTTAGCCATGAACTGGGACCCTCTCTACGACGGAATGTGGGATTCCAGGTGCGCCTGGAGAGTAAGCCACCAGCCCGAGGTGGAGCCCTGCTCTTCTGCACTGTGGGCATCCTCCTTCGGAAGTTGCAGAGCAATCCCAGTCTTGAGGGTGTGAGCCATGTCATTGTAGATGAAGTACATGAACGAGACGTCAATACGGACTTTCTGCTCATCCTGCTGAAAGGGCTGCAGCGGTTGAACCCGGCTCTGCGACTGGTGTTAATGAGTGCCACAGGTGACAATGAGCGCTTTGCTCGATACTTTGGTGGCTGCCCAGTCATCAAGGTGCCTGGCTTCATGTACCCTGTGAAGGAGTACTACCTGGAGGACATCTTGGCCAAGCTGGGCAAACACCAGCATCGGCATCGGCATCATGAG TCTGAGGATGAGTGCGCCCTGGATTTGGACCTCATGACTGATCTGGTTTTGCATATTGATGCCCGGGGAGATGCAG GTGGGATTCTGTGTTTCCTGCCTGGCTGGCAGGAGATCAAAGGAGTACAACAGCGTCTGCAGGAGGCCTTGGGCTCCTATGAAAGCAAGTACCTGATCTTGCCAG TGCACTCCAACATCCCCATGATGGACCAGAAGGCAATTTTCCAGCAGCCCCCAACAGGGGTGCGCAAGATTGTCTTGGCCACCAACATTGCTGAAACTTCCATCACGGTCAACGACATAGTACATGTGGTGGACAGTGGCCTGCACAAGGAGGAGCGCTATGATCTTAAAACAAAG GTGTCCTGCCTAGAAACAGTGTGGGTGTCAAGGGCAAATGTGATCCAGCGCCGAGGAAGGGCCGGGCGGTGCCAGTCGGGCTTTGCCTACCACCTGTTTCCTCGAAGCCGGCTGGAGAAGATGGCGCCTTTTCAGGTTCCCGAAATTCTGCGCACCCCGCTGGAGAACCTGGTGTTGCAAGCAAAGATCCATATGCCTGAGAAGACG GCTGTTGAATTTCTCTCCAAGGCCGTGGATAGCCCTGACATCAAGGCTGTAGATGAGGCTGTGATCCTGCTGCAGGAGATCG GTGTGCTGGACCAGCGGGAATTCCTGACTACGCTGGGTCAGCGCCTTGCCCATATCTCCACGGACCCAAGGCTCGCCAAGGCCATTGTCCTGGCAGCCATCTTCCGCTGCCTGCATCCTCTGCTAGTTGTTGTCTCCTGCCTCACCCGAGACCCCTTCAGCAGCAGCTTGCAGAACCGAGCTGAGGTGGACAAG GTAAAGGCACTGTTGAGCCATGATAGTGGGAGTGACCACCTGGCATTTGTCCGGGCTGTGGCTGGCTGGGAGGAGGTGCTGCGTTGGCAGGATCGTAGTTCTCGAGAGAACTACCTGGAGGAGAACCTACTTTATGCTCCCAGCCTGCGTTTTATCCATG GCCTCATCAAGCAGTTCTCAGAGAACATTTATGAGGCCTTCCTGGTGGGGAAACCATCAGACTGCACCCTGCCCTCAGCCCAGTGCAACCAATacagtgaggaggaagagctggTGAAAGGGGTGCTCATGGCTGGGCTTTACCCCAACCTCATTCAG GTGAGGCAGGGCAAAGTGACCCGACAGGGGAAGTTCAAGCCCAATAGTGTCACCTACCGGACCAAAGCCGGCAATATCCTGCTACATAAGTCAACCATTAACAG GGAGGCCACTCGGCTACGTAGCCGTTGGCTGACATATTTCATGGCTGTTAAGTCCAATGGCAGTGTCTTTGTGCGAGACTCTTCCCAGGTCCACCCCCTGGCTGTGCTGCTGCTTACCGATGGAGACGTCCATATCAGAG ATGATGGGCGCCGTGCCACCATCTCCCTGAGTGACAGTGATCTCCTACGGTTAGAGGGTGACTCACACACTGTTCGGCTGCTACGGGAGCTTCGCCGGGCCCTAGGCCGAATGGTAGAACGGAGCCTCCGCTGTGAGTTGCCCGCCCTGCCGCCAGACGTGCAGCAGGAGCACAGCCAGTTGCTGGCCTTGCTTGTGGAGCTACTGCGTGGGCCTTGCGGTAGCTTTGATGTTCGTAAAACCGCTGATGACTga